The following is a genomic window from Bombus pyrosoma isolate SC7728 linkage group LG5, ASM1482585v1, whole genome shotgun sequence.
AGTGCTATAAGAATAACCATCAGGCCAGACAGGAAACTCACTTttggtattttaataacaaaaccTAGGCACATTGCCAATGGACCAGCCATTGATGACAATGTAACAGTTAAATGATACGCAACATTTCCATATGGTAAACAGGAATATGATTGAATACTTGGTAATGTACCATTACCTAAGAAACAAACCACTGCcatcataattaataaatatgaatacacTTGCTTAGACATTGTCCAACCAGAATTGGTTTTATAACTAGGAGGTGCTCTTGTATCTGTTGGCAATGTTTCCATGCTTGCTGGATGTTTTACACGTTCTCCAATGGCAATAGACAAATTGTTCAGCCCCAAGAAAGCCAAGTAACACAAAAACAACAAAgtaccaataaaaataaagaaagtcTGACTTGAAAATCGAGGTTCTGGATAATAAGGTGTGAGTTCTACATGAGTAGACTCAGCTTTAGTACTATTCAAACATTCTGGGTTTCCACCAACACCTTGGATTAATGCCACTACACTTGGCACAAATCCGCTAAGTCCTTCTCCTACAAGATAGGatactaaataaatttctctataGTTCCTCATATATGGCATGAAAAGAACTGAACTGGTACATCCAACAATTGCAGTTACAAACATCAATGACAACAAAGCAGTGGAATGCTCATTGCcaaatattatcgttgttttattatatacaaaagcTAATATAATAGTAGATAGTGCTCCTGCTGCTAGGAGGACATAGGTAATGTATTTATCACATGCCCATTTACTATAtctaaaacagaaaaataatatatatatatacatatatttagtgAGCTGTagtattcatatattataaactggaaatattatttttaacatatacatactttatatataatgtatatagtaTTGGTCCCAAGTTGGCAAATTGTACTAGCATAACCATATGAGCTGGAAGACTCCATCCTTCCGGAGCATTGTTTACAAGAAGTGGTAGTTGAACATATATACCATTCACACCAATCCATGCACCAAGACCAAACATCAGTGCAAGTAGATCAACTAACAACCTTCTGTTACTTAATTTTTGGCTCAACATGTTCTGTGTTTTGTCATTCATCAACAGTGGGTCTAAATAGGTCAAATGACCTTGCTGATGAATCTTTTGCTCTTGTACTGCCGTTTTTagttcgttttttttttaaattagttaatgttttaatagaaaatgagCATATGGGAGTAGAGCTGTTCTTTCTTATGTTTGAAgttttaaaattgcaaaatataacCTCTAGAAAACTCTTATCTTTATCttattaattaagataataTGTCAAgtatgagaaaaataattcattcgaTGTATTAGTTGATAATAACTTTAGAAGacacttttatttaatactatttcGGTATTGAGACAGGCACCTCGTTG
Proteins encoded in this region:
- the LOC122568018 gene encoding solute carrier family 52, riboflavin transporter, member 3-A-like; translation: MNDKTQNMLSQKLSNRRLLVDLLALMFGLGAWIGVNGIYVQLPLLVNNAPEGWSLPAHMVMLVQFANLGPILYTLYIKYSKWACDKYITYVLLAAGALSTIILAFVYNKTTIIFGNEHSTALLSLMFVTAIVGCTSSVLFMPYMRNYREIYLVSYLVGEGLSGFVPSVVALIQGVGGNPECLNSTKAESTHVELTPYYPEPRFSSQTFFIFIGTLLFLCYLAFLGLNNLSIAIGERVKHPASMETLPTDTRAPPSYKTNSGWTMSKQVYSYLLIMMAVVCFLGNGTLPSIQSYSCLPYGNVAYHLTVTLSSMAGPLAMCLGFVIKIPKVSFLSGLMVILIALSGFVCFLAIESPTPPLQYSWVGEFLVVLSWILISGLIGFIKLGITTLFRPDPGRGLYYTGVATQVGSLVGAIITFVLVNHAKLFHSYSPCSMTSVH